One Onychostoma macrolepis isolate SWU-2019 chromosome 15, ASM1243209v1, whole genome shotgun sequence DNA segment encodes these proteins:
- the map6b gene encoding microtubule-associated protein 6 isoform X2 — protein MAWPCITRACCINRFWSELDKGDIAVPLVFTKYSDVAEVQHLHPQPKPLLSQKPVITESQPAHGAHQEASTRATHAAADAAASSSQDGSGASVMREDFKAWSVRPERSCKPRNEYQPSKTPFNNVTQYQKDYKPWPIPKKGDHPWIPKATPAAPCKAESKFSKQEQAAAEVETGVEKCEIEEKQHEKESKERRKKVDKKEHVSEGIKMEQDVPVEGKRRSAADAVNRQIKEEVTSGSSYRTEFKAYRDVKPVKLIKAKSQYKLLVEEKTSLETSYSATFKGEQVKPQATDNKLLDRRRIRSLYNEPSKESSKDCSDSDSSSVL, from the exons ATGGCATGGCCCTGTATCACCAGGGCTTGCTGCATCAACCGCTTCTGGAGTGAGTTGGACAAAGGTGACATTGCAGTGCCTTTGGTTTTCACGAAGTACTCAGATGTGGCCGAGGTGCAACATCTGCACCCTCAGCCCAAGCCATTATTATCACAGAAGCCGGTCATTACAGAATCCCAGCCTGCCCATGGCGCTCACCAGGAGGCGTCGACCAGAGCGACTCACGCCGCCGCTGATGCCGCAGCATCTTCATCTCAAGACGGGTCGGGCGCTTCTGTGATGCGCGAGGATTTCAAAGCCTGGAGCGTGCGTCCGGAGCGAAGCTGCAAACCCAGAAACGAGTATCAACCATCAAAGACCCCTTTCAACAACGTGACTCAGTACCAGAAAGATTACAAACCGTGGCCCATTCCGAAAAAGGGAGATCATCCGTGGATTCCCAAAGCCACTCCTGCTGCACCCTGCAAGGCTGAGAGCAAGTTCTCCAAACAGGAGCAGGCCGCTGCTGAGGTTGAAACCGGTGTGGAAAAATGTGAGATTGAAGAAAAACAGCACGAAAAAGAGAGTAAAGAAAGGAGAAAGAAGGTAGACAAAAAAGAGCATGTGTCAGAGGGGATCAAAATGGAGCAAGATGTTCCAGTGGAGGGAAAGAGGAGGTCGGCTGCAGATGCTGTCAACAGGCAGATTAAGGAGGAAGTCACATCTGGAAGTTCATATAG GACGGAGTTTAAGGCTTACAGAGATGTCAAACCAGTGAAACTCATCAAAGCAAAATCTCAGTACAAACTCCTAGTGGAGGAGAAGACCAGCCTGGAGACCAGTTACAGTGCCACCTTTAAAGGAGAGCAGGTCAAACCTCAGGCCACAGATAACAAGCTGTTGGATCGCCGTCGGATACGAAGCCTGTACAATGAACCAAGCAAAGAGTCCAGCAAG GACTGTTCTGACAGTGACAGCAGCTCTGTTCTGTAG
- the thap12b gene encoding THAP domain containing 12b, protein MPNFCAAPNCTRKSTQSDLAFFRFPRDPERCRLWVENCRRADLEEKTPDQLNKHYRLCAKHFEPAMICKTSPYRTVLRDTAIPTIFDLTSHLGNPHSRHRKRIKVLTDEEVQKIKERRLESSIEQLLSKKDCDAQDDSENTDDVPQLTPEQKDLREFLRSSFEVMVLIGRQNFPFSCNAREDEMRSEEERFLTTGNFQALIENRINAGDEFLRRRFETAAVNEEYCSAIQQRQLLEVCERCVREEILQQVRECRFFSIVTGELVEFPEGEHLPVFLRFVDQANTLREEFIEFLSFEGEEVAVAERLESQLTKGWGLSMEHCRGQAHAGSGILGTKMKVIAAQLKEKYPMAVITPTSTCALNVHLANGMPLTGVQDVMSILKKTNAFFKASPLLQSELDNAISILCQGNIEKESILKEGSRSTWTDLHNVFEMAVDLMEPLLLCMDSIHDNEDLKWNDQITSDAYAISEALADFEFIVTLVILKNALSFTRAFGKNLQGETIDVFFAANSLTAVLHSLHEVLDNLEVYHEFWFEEAVSLATAMEIPVRVPRLFLRKQQAVETMEIQAESFFKEYLTLPVMEYITQEVKEIFSENHLKALKCLSLVPAVMGQMRFNTSEETHADIYRSDLPHPDTLPAELHCWRIKWKHRGKEVSLPCTIHETLQHSDVKFFPNVNAFLKILATLPVLKLDGSHGETAQRRLQAYLMDTAVNQRCKNLAVLNINYHIKTDLEEMVQCYLKTYPEECESD, encoded by the exons ATGCCAAATTTTTGTGCCGCTCCGAACTGTACCAGGAAAAGCACCCAGTCCGATTTAGCTTTCTTTAGGTTTCCAAGGGATCCAGAGAg ATGTAGGTTGTGGGTGGAGAACTGTCGCCGGGCAGATCTGGAAGAGAAAACTCCCGATCAGCTGAACAAGCACTACCGACTGTGTGCGAAGCACTTTGAACCAGCCATGATATGCaaaact AGCCCTTACAGGACAGTATTGAGGGACACTGCTATCCCCACGATTTTTGATTTAACCAGCCACCTCGGCAATCCTCACAGCAGACATCGCAAACGCATCAAAGTTCTG ACAGATGAAGAGGTTCAGAAAATCAAAGAAAGACGAT TGGAGTCTTCAATTGAACAACTACTCTCGAAAAAAGACTGCGACGCTCAGGATGACAGCGAGAACACTGACGACGTCCCTCAGCTGACGCCCGAGCAAAAAGACCTGAGAGAGTTCCTACGGTCTTCCTTTGAAGTCATGGTTTTGATAGGAAGGCAAAACTTTCCTTTCAGTTGCAACGCAAGAGAAGATGAGATGCGCTCTGAGGAGGAAAGGTTCTTAACTACAGGTAACTTTCAAGCACTAATTGAGAACCGTATCAACGCGGGTGATGAATTTCTTCGGAGGAGATTCGAGACGGCGGCTGTTAATGAAGAATATTGTTCGGCCATCCAGCAGAGGCAGCTTCTGGAGGTCTGCGAGAGATGCGTGCGTGAGGAGATCCTTCAGCAAGTCCGAGAATGTCGCTTCTTTTCCATCGTCACTGGGGAGTTAGTGGAGTTCCCAGAAGGAGAGCACCTGCCTGTATTCCTGCGCTTTGTTGACCAAGCCAACACTCTTAGAGAAGAGTTCATAGAGTTCCTCTCGTTTGAAGGAGAGGAGGTCGCTGTCGCTGAGAGGTTGGAGTCTCAGTTGACAAAAGGATGGGGCTTGAGTATGGAGCACTGCAGAGGACAAGCGCATGCGGGATCTGGGATACTTGGCACCAAGATGAAAGTCATTGCTGCCCAGCTCAAGGAGAAATATCCCATGGCGGTGATCACACCAACTTCCACCTGTGCACTTAATGTTCATCTTGCTAATGGCATGCCATTGACTGGAGTGCAAGATGTGATGTCCATTCTGAAGAAGACGAATGCGTTTTTTAAAGCATCTCCGTTGCTGCAGAGCGAACTTGATAATGCTATCTCCATCCTGTGTCAGGGAAACATAGAAAAAGAGAGCATTCTCAAAGAGGGCTCTCGATCAACCTGGACAGATCTTCATAATGTGTTCGAGATGGCCGTCGATTTGATGGAGCCGCTTCTGCTGTGTATGGACAGCATACACGACAATGAGGATCTGAAGTGGAACGACCAAATCACCAGTGATGCTTACGCCATTTCTGAGGCCTTGGCGGACTTTGAGTTCATCGTGACCCTGGTTATTTTAAAGAACGCATTGTCTTTTACGAGAGCTTTTGGTAAGAACCTACAAGGAGAAACCATTGATGTGTTTTTCGCTGCCAACAGCCTGACAGCAGTACTGCATTCCTTGCACGAGGTTTTGGACAATTTGGAAGTATACCATGAATTCTGGTTTGAAGAGGCTGTCAGTTTGGCGACTGCAATGGAGATCCCGGTGAGAGTCCCGAGGTTGTTTCTTCGGAAGCAACAGGCGGTGGAGACCATGGAAATACAGGCGGAGTCGTTCTTTAAGGAGTATCTTACACTGCCGGTTATGGAGTACATCACGCAGGAGGTCAAGGAGATCTTCTCTGAGAATCATCTCAAGGCGCTCAAGTGCTTGTCTCTCGTCCCCGCGGTCATGGGACAAATGAGGTTCAATACCTCTGAGGAGACCCATGCGGACATTTACAGGAGCGATCTGCCCCATCCGGACACACTGCCTGCTGAACTGCATTGTTGGAGGATAAAATGGAAACACAGAGGAAAGGAAGTAAGCTTGCCGTGCACCATTCACGAAACCCTTCAGCACTCCGATGTGAAGTTCTTCCCTAATGTTAATGcgtttttgaaaatattagcCACGTTGCCGGTGCTGAAGCTTGATGGGAGTCATGGTGAAACCGCACAAAGACGTTTACAAGCTTACCTCATGGACACTGCGGTAAACCAAAGATGTAAGAATCTGGCTGTGCTGAACATCAATTATCATATAAAGACGGACCTGGAAGAAATGGTTCAGTGTTATTTAAAAACCTACCCAGAAGAATGTGAGAGTGATTAA
- the dyrk1ab gene encoding dual-specificity tyrosine-(Y)-phosphorylation regulated kinase 1A, b, which translates to MAAPMPHSHQQYSDCHQQSTDQSVTVLPYSDQTQALTASQRHMPQCFRDPTLAPLRKLSIDLIKTYKHINEVYYAKKKRRHQQGQGEDSSHKKERKVFNDGYDDENYDYIVKNGEKWMDRYEIDSLIGKGSFGQVVKAYDRAEQEWVAIKIIKNKKAFLNQAQIEVRLLELMNKHDTEMKYYIVHLKRHFMFRNHLCLVFEMLSYNLYDLLRNTNFRGVSLNLTRKFAQQLCTALLFLATPELSIIHCDLKPENILLCNPKRSAIKIVDFGSSCQLGQRIYQYIQSRFYRSPEVLLGMPYDLAIDMWSLGCILVEMHTGEPLFSGANEVDQMNKIVEVLGIPPNHIMDLAPKARKFFEKLSDGTWSIKKTKDGKRYKPPASRKLHAILGVECGGPGGRRAGESGHAVADYLKFKDLILRMLDYDPKTRIQPYYALQHSFFKKTTDEGTNTSSSVSTSPALEQSQSSGTTSSTSSSSGGSSGTSTSGRARSDPTHHHRHSSGHFGTAMPAIDCDNLCPQARQPYHPPVVWPGIVGPEPVTVETHPVQETTFHVPPQHPKALHPHHHHHHHGQVIATRPRPRLYNSPTNSASTQDSMEVVHGHLSMTSLSSSASSSSTSSSSTGNQGNQAYQLRQLPANTLDFSQNGSISMSMGLGAFSNPRQETGMAGHPTYPVATNTGTGHFIAEGHLGMRQGIDREDSPMTGVCVQQSSMASS; encoded by the exons ATGGCTGCTCCCATGCCTCATTCGCACCAGCAGTACAGTGACTGTCACCAGCAGAGTACAGATCAGTCTGTCACTGTACTGCCATACAGTGATCAGACACAAGCACTCACTGCCAGCCAG AGGCACATGCCCCAGTGCTTTCGTGACCCCACTTTAGCTCCTTTAAGGAAGCTCTCCATAGACCTGATCAAAACCTACAAACACATCAATGAG GTGTATTATGCAAAAAAGAAACGACGGCATCAACAGGGTCAAGGTGAGGACTCCAGCCACAAGAAAGAAAGGAAAGTCTTCAATGATGGCTACGATGATGAGAACTATGACTACATTGTCAAGAATGGGGAAAAATGGATGGACCGCTATGAAATTGACTCTTTAATTGGAAAAGGGTCATTTGGCCAG GTTGTAAAAGCTTACGATCGAGCTGAGCAAGAGTGGGTAGCAATTAAGATTATCAAGAACAAGAAAGCCTTTCTGAATCAAGCTCAAATTGAAGTACGGCTTCTCGAGCTCATGAACAAACATGACACAGAGATGAAATACTATATAG TACACTTGAAACGGCACTTCATGTTCCGGAATCATCTTTGCTTAGTATTTGAAATGTTGTCATACAACCTGTATGACTTGTTACGGAATACGAACTTCAGAGGTGTCTCTTTGAATCTGACACGGAAGTTTGCCCAGCAGTTGTGTACAGCACTACTGTTTCTCGCtacacctgagctcagcatcatcCACTGTGACCTAAAGCCAGAGAACATCCTGCTATGTAACCCCAAGAGAAGTGCCATCAAAATAGTGGACTTTGGGAGCTCCTGCCAACTGGGACAAAGG ATATATCAGTACATCCAGAGTCGATTCTACCGCTCCCCTGAAGTGTTATTGGGAATGCCGTATGACTTGGCCATAGACATGTGGTCTCTGGGATGTATTCTGGTGGAAATGCATACAGGAGAGCCTCTATTTAGTGGAGCCAATGAG GTGGACCAAATGAACAAAATTGTTGAAGTACTTGGGATCCCACCCAATCACATTATGGACCTAGCACCAAAAGCCAGGAAGTTCTTTGAGAAGTTGTCAGATGGGACATGGAGTATTAAGAAGACCAAAGATGGAAAAAGG TACAAACCTCCGGCATCTCGAAAGCTCCATGCTATCTTGGGAGTGGAATGTGGTGGACCAGGCGGTCGTCGGGCAGGAGAATCTGGCCACGCAGTAGCTGACTACTTGAAGTTCAAGGACCTCATTCTCAGAATGCTGGACTATGACCCCAAGACGCGAATTCAGCCCTACTATGCTCTCCAGCACAGTTTCTTCAAGAAGACGACGGATGAAGGAACCAATACAAGCAGTAGTGTGTCAACAAGTCCTGCACTTGAGCAGTCGCAGTCATCAGGGACCACTTCTAGTACATCCTCAAGCTCAG GAGGATCGTCTGGAACAAGCACCAGTGGCAGAGCAAGATCCGATCCAACTCATCACCATCGGCACAGCAGCGGGCATTTCGGCACAGCCATGCCAGCCATAGACTGTGACAACCTTTGCCCTCAG GCGAGACAGCCTTATCATCCACCAGTAGTATGGCCTGGAATCGTAGGACCAGAACCTGTCACTGTAGAGACTCATCCAGTCCAGGAAACCACTTTTCATGTGCCTCCCCAGCATCCCAAGGCATTGCACCCCCATCACCACCATCATCACCATGGACAGGTCATAGCAACGCGACCACGGCCGCGACTCTACAACTCGCCCACCAACAGCGCCTCCACCCAGGATTCCATGGAGGTGGTGCATGGTCATCTGTCCATGACATCCCTGTCTTCCTCGGCATCCTCTTCCTCCACATCTTCCTCTTCCACAGGAAACCAAGGCAACCAGGCTTACCAGCTCCGCCAGCTTCCTGCCAACACCCTGGACTTTAGCCAAAACGGAAGTATAAGTATGAGTATGGGTTTGGGTGCCTTCTCAAATCCTCGCCAAGAGACTGGTATGGCTGGACATCCCACGTACCCTGTTGCCACAAACACAGGAACTGGTCACTTTATAGCAGAGGGACACCTGGGCATGAGACAAGGCATTGATAGGGAAGATTCTCCGATGACTGGAGTCTGTGTTCAGCAGAGCTCGATGGCCAGCTCGTGA
- the map6b gene encoding microtubule-associated protein 6 isoform X1, with product MAWPCITRACCINRFWSELDKGDIAVPLVFTKYSDVAEVQHLHPQPKPLLSQKPVITESQPAHGAHQEASTRATHAAADAAASSSQDGSGASVMREDFKAWSVRPERSCKPRNEYQPSKTPFNNVTQYQKDYKPWPIPKKGDHPWIPKATPAAPCKAESKFSKQEQAAAEVETGVEKCEIEEKQHEKESKERRKKVDKKEHVSEGIKMEQDVPVEGKRRSAADAVNRQIKEEVTSGSSYRTEFKAYRDVKPVKLIKAKSQYKLLVEEKTSLETSYSATFKGEQVKPQATDNKLLDRRRIRSLYNEPSKESSKVERHNISLSKPKKTTSHSKTVKKAKEKPIAGSQPAKKKTSASNQEPKPEGGVTKKSKEMINRLAEAKD from the exons ATGGCATGGCCCTGTATCACCAGGGCTTGCTGCATCAACCGCTTCTGGAGTGAGTTGGACAAAGGTGACATTGCAGTGCCTTTGGTTTTCACGAAGTACTCAGATGTGGCCGAGGTGCAACATCTGCACCCTCAGCCCAAGCCATTATTATCACAGAAGCCGGTCATTACAGAATCCCAGCCTGCCCATGGCGCTCACCAGGAGGCGTCGACCAGAGCGACTCACGCCGCCGCTGATGCCGCAGCATCTTCATCTCAAGACGGGTCGGGCGCTTCTGTGATGCGCGAGGATTTCAAAGCCTGGAGCGTGCGTCCGGAGCGAAGCTGCAAACCCAGAAACGAGTATCAACCATCAAAGACCCCTTTCAACAACGTGACTCAGTACCAGAAAGATTACAAACCGTGGCCCATTCCGAAAAAGGGAGATCATCCGTGGATTCCCAAAGCCACTCCTGCTGCACCCTGCAAGGCTGAGAGCAAGTTCTCCAAACAGGAGCAGGCCGCTGCTGAGGTTGAAACCGGTGTGGAAAAATGTGAGATTGAAGAAAAACAGCACGAAAAAGAGAGTAAAGAAAGGAGAAAGAAGGTAGACAAAAAAGAGCATGTGTCAGAGGGGATCAAAATGGAGCAAGATGTTCCAGTGGAGGGAAAGAGGAGGTCGGCTGCAGATGCTGTCAACAGGCAGATTAAGGAGGAAGTCACATCTGGAAGTTCATATAG GACGGAGTTTAAGGCTTACAGAGATGTCAAACCAGTGAAACTCATCAAAGCAAAATCTCAGTACAAACTCCTAGTGGAGGAGAAGACCAGCCTGGAGACCAGTTACAGTGCCACCTTTAAAGGAGAGCAGGTCAAACCTCAGGCCACAGATAACAAGCTGTTGGATCGCCGTCGGATACGAAGCCTGTACAATGAACCAAGCAAAGAGTCCAGCAAG GTGGAGAGGCATAATATATCACTTTCCAAGCCAAAAAAGACAACAAGCCATAGCAAAACAGTGAAAAAAGCAAAGGAGAAGCCAATCGCTGGGAGTCAACCTGCCAAGAAGAAAACCTCAGCAAGCAACCAGGAGCCAAAGCCAGAGGGAGGGGTCACCaagaaaagcaaagaaatgATCAACAGACTAGCGGAGGCAAAAGATTAA